The genomic region GTCCCAGTGTGGCCGGTCACCCTCTCAGGCCGGCTACCCGTCGTTGCCTTGGTGGGCCGTTACCCCGCCAACAAGCTGATAGGCCGCGAGCTCATCCTTCTCCGCCGGAGCTTTCCACCTTCCAACATGCGAAGGAAGGTCGTATTCGGCATTAGCCATCGTTTCCAATGGTTATTCCGAAGAGAAGGGCAGATTGCTCACGTGTTACTCACCCGTTCGCCGCTCGTGTACTCCCGAAGGAGCCTTACCGCTCGACTTGCATGTGTTAAGCACGCCGCCAGCGTTCGTCCTGAGCCAGGATCAAACTCTCCGTTGAAAGTTTTTCCTAGCCGAAGCTAGGTAACAACTTGAGTTGATACTGACAACTTGATTGCTGACAATCTAATTGTCGGAATTGTCCTCGACGACATTGGACCGAAGTCCTCCGTCGACGGGGGTTTGTACTGATTATTCGTCGACTTTTGGCACACTGTTGAGTTCTCAAGGATCAGACGCACACCTGCGGCTTGCTCCTGGTGGAGCGCCCCGCTCGGGGCAACTGTTCTAACCTACACGGTCCGTGTCCGCCCGGTCAAACCGGGGTTCGTTCCCGTGTCACTCTCCGTTGTCAGCGTTCAGTTTCCGGATCTGCCCCAGAGTCAAAGCTCCGGGAAGCGTTCCTGGCGTTGAACGTTTCGGTTCGAGTGGCTGCTAGCTCCGATCGCCCGGCGTTTCCGCCTTGCGCTCCGTCGTGCTGTGCAACAAGAAGAACATTACGCGGCCGTTTCGCGAATCGTCAAATCCAGATCGTGTGACCCGCACCACAGAGTTTCACGAATGTAGTTTCACGCCTGCAATTTGGCGCTTTCCGCGGCGCAGAACGATCCAGGATTCGTGCAGCGGGGCGATGTCGGACAGCGCTTGCTCGGGATCGTCGATACGCGCGTTGTTCGCGTACGCGCCACCGTCGGTGACCGCGCGGCGCGCCGCCGAGCGGCTGTCGGACAGGCCGGTCGCGACCAAGGCATCCGTGACGGTGGCCGTGGCGTCGAGCTCGGCCGTGCCGGCCTCGGTGAGGGCCGCCGACAACGTGGCCTCCGGGAGGTCGTCCAGGGCCCCGCGGCCGAACAGGGCCGTGGCGGCCAGCTCGGCGGCGTCGGTCTCGCTCTCCCCGTGCACCAGCGTCGTGAGCTCGCGGGCCAGGCGACGCTGCGGCAGCCGTCGCCCGGGCGCCTCGGCGTGTTCGGCCATCAGCGCGTCGACCTCGTCGATGCCCAGGAAGGTGAACTGCTTGAGGTACTCCCCCACCTTCGCGTCCTCGGCCTGCATCCAGGCCTGGTGGAACGCGTACGGACTCATGAGCTCCGGGTCGAGCCAGATCGTGCCGGTCTCGGTCTTGCCGAACTTGGTGCCGTCGGCCTTGGTGATCAACGGCGTCGCCAGGGCATGGGCCTTGCCACCGTCGGACCGCCGGATGAGCTCCACCCCCGCCGTGAGGTTGCCCCACTGGTCGCTGCCCCCGGTCTGCAGGACGCAGCCGTGGCGTCGGTACAGCTCCAGGAAGTCGAGCGACTGCAGCAGGACGTAGCTGAACTCGGTGTAGCTGATGCCTGACTCGAGTCGGCTGCTGACGACGTCGCGGGCCAGCATCCGGTTGACGGGGAAGTGCTTGCCGATGTCGCGCAGGAAGTCGATCGTGTTGATCTGACTCGTCCAGTCGAGGTTGTTGACGACCGCGGCGGCGTTCTCGCCCTCGAACGACACGAACCGGGAGACCTGGGTGCGGATGCGGTCGACCCAGTCGGCCACGATCTCGCGACTGTTCATGACGCGCTCCCCGGACTGCTTGGGATCACCGATGAGCCCGGTCGAACCTCCCACCAGGATCAGCGGTCGGTGGCCCGCCAGCTGGAGCCGCCGGGCCGTGAGGAGCTGCAGCAGGTTGCCCACGTGCAGGCTGGGCGCCGTCGGGTCGAAGCCGACGTAGTAGGTGAGCGGCCCCTCGTCGAGTGCCGCGCGCAACGCGTCGGCGTCGGTGGCGTGCGCGACGAGGCCGCGCGCGTCGAGGTCGTCGAGGACGTGGGTCACCACAGGCTCCTGGGATTCGGGGACGACGGGCGTCCCGGTTGCTGTCGTCGTCATTGTGGCCGACGCGGCGGCGGGCCCGGGGCACGGGGCGAGCGACGGTAGGCCGACACCGTGGGGTCGCCCGCGATCCAGAACCGCCAGGGCTCATCGGCGGCCAGCGAGACGCCGACCCGGGGGCCGGCGAGGATCTCCGGGTCCTCGACGCGCTCCCCCAGGCCGAGGCCCGAGCCGGTCGTGACCGGGGTGCCGAGGTCGGCCAGCGTGATCCCGAGGGCCTGCGCCAGGTTGCCGGGACCGCGCGCGAGCCGGACATCAGTGACAGTCCCCCGCCGTTCCCGCGCGAGCTCGTGCCCGTCGACGACCCTCCCGGCCCGCAGCAGCACCGCCGCGGCCAGCTCACGGGGCCCGGTCACGACGTTGGCGCAGTGGTGGATCCCGTAGGAGCGGTAGACGTACAGCCGCCCCGACGGTCCGTACATCGTCTCCGACCTCGGCGTGCGGGTGAACGCGTGGGAGGCCGGGTCCTCGATGCCGCCGTACGCCTCGACCTCGGTCAGGACGACCGTGACCCCGTGCCCCGTGAAGGAGCGGCCGAGCAGCGATCTGGCGCGCTCGACGACGGTACCGGTGTGCAGGTCATCCACCGTGGCCACCGACGCGGGACACTGGACGTGTGCAGAACGGACCCGTGCGAGTCGACGTGAGGTGGGGCCGGTCCACGGACGAGGGACTGCTGCGGTGCCTGGTCGCCGACGGAATGGGGGGCGACGCCGAGGACCTCGTGGAACGGCGGCTGTGCCCCGGCTGCGGCGGCTCCGACCACGGTCGGCCGTCCGTGCGACGCCGGGGCGTGAGCACGGGGTGGGTCAGCGTGGCACGGCACCAGGACGTGATGGTCGTGGCCTGGAGCCCGGACGCCCCCGTCGGCATCGACGTCGACGCGGTGCACGCCGGCGACGCGTGGGTGCGGCGTGAGGCACGCGGCAAGGCCGACGGCAGCGGGATCACGGGCACGGATCCCGCGCACCTGGAGACCCTGCTGCTGACCGCACCGCCGGGTCTGGTCGCGGCGCTGGCCGTCGACGCACCGCAGCCGTGGTCGATCACCCTCACGTGAGCGGCGGCAGCGCCGTCTCGTCGAGCCACGGGCCGAAGAACTCCGCGCCGTCGACGCCCGCGAGCTCCTGAGCGAGCTCGACGAAGTCGTCGGTCGTGACCCCCGAGTGCCGGTACCGATCGGTCCACGAGCGCAAGAGCTCGAAGAACGCCTCGTCGCCGACGCGCAGCCGCAGCGCGTGCAGCGTGAGGGCACCGCGCTTGTAGAGCCGGTCGTCGAACATGTCGTCGGGCCCAGGGTCCGAGAGCACCAGGTCCTGCTTGAGCTCCGCGAGGCGGTGCCACTGCTCCTCGGCGTGGGCCGCCGCGGGACGACCGCCCGACTCCTCCGACCAGAGCCACTCGGCGTAGCAGGCGAAGCCCTCGTGGAGCCAGATGTCACGCCAGTGCCGCAGTGTGACGCTGTTGCCGAACCACTGGTGCGCGAGCTCGTGCGCGATGAGCCGCTGGGCCGACCAGTCGCGGTCGACGAGGTTGGAGCCGAAGATCGACAGGCTGTGCGCCTCGAGCGGGATCTCGAGCTCGTCGTCGGTCACGACCGCGGCGTAGGTCTGGAACGGGTACGGGCCGAACAGCCGGCTGAACACCTCGATCATCGCGGGCTGGTCGGCGAACGCCTCGGCGACCGCTGACTTGCGCCCGGGCGGGCACCAGGTCGTGAGCTCGACCCCCGCGGCCTCGCCCTTCAGGGGGACGTAGCGGCCCACCTGGACCGTGGCGAGGTAGGTGGCCATGGGCGAGGACTCGGCGAACTCGTGGCGCACGGTGCTGCCGCGACGCCGGGTGGCCACGGCGCGGCCGTTCGCGATCGCCGTGTAGCCCTGGGGCACCGTGATGCCGAAGGCGTAGGTGGCCTTGTCGTCGGGTCGGTCGTTGCACGGGAACCAGCTGGGCGCACCGTGCGGCTGCGACGCCACGATGAGGCCGTCGGCGAGCTCCTCCCAGCCAGCCTCGCCGTCCGGCCCGGGCATGGGCTGCGGCGAGCCGTGGTAAGAGATCTCGAGGGTGAACTCGGTGCCCGCCGGGATCGTCCGCTGCGGGCGGACCACGAGGTGGTGGCCCCGGTGGTTGAACTTCGCCGGCGGTGCCCCGTCGAGCTTGAGCTTGGAGACCCGGAGCCGGTACAGGTCGAGCGTCAGGTCGTCGAGGTCCTCGAGCGCCGTGCAGCTCAGCATCGCGACGCCGGACAGCGCGTTCGTGACCAGCACGACCGCGAGCTCGAGGTCGTAGTGGCGGACGCTGTAGCTCGGGTCACCGTGCTTGGGCACGTAGACGTCGTTGCCGAGGGGTCCTCGGGACAGGAGGCGCTTCATCCGGCGTCGACCCACGGCCCGATCGGGTTGCCGATCCACCGGGTCTTGGCGGGCACCGACTCGCCACGCATGACCAGGGACACCGGTCCCACGGTGGCGTGGCGGCCGAGCGAGGCGGCGGGGAGGACCACGCCGTGCGGCCCGAGGGTGGCACCTGCTGCGAGCCTGACGGTGTCCATGCTGAGTATCCGATCATGGAACAGGTGCGTCTGCACCACGCACCCTCGGTTGACGGTGCTCCCGGCGTCGAGACGCACGAGATCGGTCTCGGGGAGCCAGTACGACTCGCACCAGACACCGCGGCCGATCCGGGCACCGAGCGTGCGGAGCCAGGCGTTGAGCACCGGGGTCGCCAGCACGTGGCGGGTGAACCACGGCGCCGCGACCACCTCGACGAAGGCGTCCGCCAGCTCGTTGCGCCACACGAAGCCGCTCCACAGGGGGTGCCCGCCGGGACGGACGCGACCGACGAGCGTCCACTTCGCGAGCGTCGTGACGCCCGCGGCCAGGACGCCGCCGAGCGCCAGCACGACGCCGCCGAGCAGCGCGGCGACCGTGACCGACCCGTGCGCCAGGAGCCAGATCATGCCGGCCACGACGAGGACCCCGATCCAGGCCGAGACCCAGACCGCCGCGATCCGGCACACCTCGACCAGAGCGCGGAGCACCCGCAGGCGACGCGGCGGCTCGAAGGTCCGGGACGCGTCGGTGTCGCCGGAGGAGCGACGCAGCTGCACGGGTGGGCTGCCGAGCCACGACGTACCGGCCTTGGCCGTGCCCCGCCGTGGCGCCGCCGACAGCACGGCGACGAGGCCTCCCTTCGGCACCTTGCGGCCCGGCGCCGTCATGCCGGAGTTGCCGACGAAGGCGCGGCGGCCGATCTTGACCCGCTCGACCCGGAGCCAGCCCCCGCCCAGCTCGTACATGCCCAGCATCGTGTCGTCGGCGAGGAACGCGCCGTCGTTCACGGTGGTCAGGCTCGGGATCATCAGGACCGTCGACGCCTCGACGTCGGTGCCGATGCGGGCGCCGAGGAGTCGCAACCACGTCGGGGTCAGGAAGCTCGAGTAGAGCGGGAAGAGCCACGTGCGCGCCTCGTCGAGCACCCGCACGACGGTCCACGCCCGCCAGGCCTGGCTGCCGTGGATCGGGTGGGTGCCCGGCTCGAGCCGGCGCGACTGCAGCCGGACCACGGCGACGATCGCGGCGGCGAGCACCAGACCTGCGACGACCATGATGGCCGGCACGGCGACGAACGCCGTCACGAAGGCGGACTCAGCGTCGTAGGGAACACCCGTGACCGCGAGCCCCAGCAGGGCCGCGAGGGCGAGGCTCAGACCGGGAAGCGCCGACAGCAGGGGCGCCGTCACTCCGTAGGCGACCATCCACGCTGGACTGCGCCGCGCCTTGCTGGTGACCGACGGGCCGCGTGCCGGTCCCACGGCCTCCGCGGGTGCCCCGGACCAGTACTCGCCGGTGGGCACGGCGCCGAAGACCACGGAGCCGGGCCCGATCTCGGCGTCGTCGCCGACCTCGGCTCCTCCGGCGAGCGTGCTCCGGGTGCCGATCCGGGTTCGCTTGCCGACCTCGACACGGCCCAGGTGGAACGTGCCGCCGTCGACCCAGTGCCCGGACACGTCGACCTCGGGCTCGATCGAGCTGTGGGCGCCCAGGGTCAGGAACCCCGTGACGGGTGGGACCGTGTGGAGGTCGACGCCTCGACCCACGGTGCAGCCCAGCAGCTTGGCGTAGAGCGTCGTCAGCGCGGCGGAGCCGAGGCCGGTGGCCCCGACCTCGGCCGCCAGGCGTTCGGCGAACCAGACGCGCACGTGGGTGGCCCCACCCCGCCGGTACCGACCCGGGACCACGCCCAGCAACACGAGCCGAGACAACGCAGCAGCGACCACGATCCGGCCCGGGGGGAGCACGAGCAGCAACCACAACGGCACGACCCACGCCCAGCTCACCGCGGGGAGCCACACGGCGTCCAGGAGCTCCCGCGCCGCCAGGACCCCGAGACCGGTCCAGGCGAGCCAGCGCAGGCCGCCGACGGTGCGGGCGACGACGGTGGCCAGGGTGAGGGCGACCTGCGAGGCGAGCGGGACGGGGTGCACCGTCTCGTTGCCCTTCGCGTCGCGGCCCCGCAGGGACTCCAGGACGACCGCGAGGTCGCCGAGGGTCGGGTGCTCGTAGACGTCGGCGACCGTGAGCTCCGGCACCTCCTCGCGGACCCGCGCGACGAGCTGGGCGGCGGTCAGGCTGCCACCGCCGAGGTCGAAGAAGTCCGCGTCCGCTCCCCCGGGGCTGGCGCCGAGCAGGTCGCGCCAGATGCCCGCGAGCCACGCAGCGCCGGCGCCGAGGTCGGCCGTCGCGGACTCGTCCGAGGGCAGCGGCCACGGGAGCGCGTCGCGGTCGACCTTGCCGGACGTGCGCGTGGGGATCGTCTCGACGACTGCGAGCCGGGGCACCATCGCGGCGGGCATCGTCGCGCGGAGGTGCTGGGACGCCGACGAGGCGTCGAACGCGGGGTCGACCCGCACATAGCCGACGAGGACCGTGTTGCCCGCGGCGCTCTTGCGGATCGCCGCGGCCGCGGCGACGACCCCCGGCAGGCCGAGCAGCGCGCTGTCGAGCTCGCCGAGCTCGATCCGGCGACCACCGATCTTGACCTGGTCGTCCGCACGGCCCTGGAACAGCAGGCCGTCGGGATCGTTCAGGACGACGTCACCGCTGCGGTAGGCACGCTCCCAGCCCAAGGTCGGCATCGCGGCGTACTTCTCGGCGTCCTTCGCCGGGTCAAGGTAGCGGGCCAGACCGACGCCGCCGATGATGAGCTCCCCCGGCTCGCCCTCGGGGACGCGATGGCCCTGCGCGTCGACGACCGCGAGGTCCCAGCCGTCCAGGGGCAGCCCGATCCGCACGGGGCCCTCCGGCCCGAGCCGCGCACCGCAGGCCACGACGGTGGCCTCGGTCGGGCCGTAGGTGTTCCAGACCTCGCGATCGGCCGTGGCCAGCCGGGCGCCGATCTCGGGCGGGCAGGCCTCGCCGCCGAGGATCAGCAGGCGGACGCGGTCGAGGGCCGAGGTGGGCCACAGCGACACGAGCGTGGGCACGGTCGACACGACGGTGATGCCGTTGGCGACGAGCCAGCTCCCCAGCTCGGCGCCACTCTTGACCAAGGAACGCGGGGCCGGGACGAGGCAGGCCCCGTGCCGCCAGGCCAGCCACATCTCCTCGCACGAGGCGTCGAACGCGACCGACAGCCCGGCCATGACCCGGTCGCCCGGCCCGAGTGGCGCGTCGGCGAGGAACCAGCGTGCCTCCGCGTCGACGAACGCTGCCGCGCTGCGGTGGCGCACGGCGACGCCCTTCGGGGTGCCGGTCGAACCTGAGGTGAAGATGATCCAGGCGTCATCCTCGGTCGTGGGGAACGCGCGTTCCTCCTCGCTCAGGTCGCGCGCGGCACGGCGGAGGGCGATCTGCATCCCGTCGCCCACGACCGCTGCCACGGACGCTTCCCCCAGCACGGTGCGAGCACGTTCCGGCGGGTCATCGACGTCGACCGGCACGTAGGCGGCCCCCGCGACGACGACGCCGGCGATCGCGGCGTACAGGTCGACCGTGCCCGAGTCGATGCGGATGCCCACCCGGTCGCCGCGGCCCACGCCGAGCGCGTGGAGCTCGTCGGCCAGGAGCGAGGCGCGCTCCCAGAACTCGGCGTAGGTGAGGACCTCGGCGCCGTTGTCGACCGCCGGGGACTCCGGCACGGTCTCGGCCGTCGTGCGCAGGATGTCGACCAGGGTGCGCGGATCCGGCGCGGCGGCGGATCGCAGCAGGGGCGAGTCCGCAACGGGGTCGGTCACCGGCGGATGGTTTCACGTCCAGGTGAACGCGAGATGACCCGCAGGACCGGGACCGACCCGGGAACACCCACCGCACGGGTGCTGTTGGAACGACCATGAGCAACAACACCGTGAAGGTCGACGTGTGGTCCGACATCGCGTGCCCGTGGTGCTTCGTCGGGAAGCGCCGCTTCGAGCAGGCCGTGGCGCGCTTCGACGGAGAGGTCGAGGTGGAGTACCACTCCTTCGAGCTCTCCCCCGAGACGCCCGTCGACTACGCCGGCTCCGAGGCCGAGTTCCTCGCGCAGCACAAGGGCCTGCCGACGCAGCAGGCCGAGCAGATGCTCGCGCAGATGACCGAGCTCGCCGCGGGCGAGGGACTGGCCTACGACTTCGGCCGCCTGCAGCACGCCAACACCGTGCTGGCCCACCAGGCGCTGCACCACGCCAAGGCGCACGGCCGGCAGACCGAGCTCAAGGAGCGGCTCCTGGCGGCGTACTTCGAGCAGGGTCTGAACCTCAACCACGTCGAGGTGCTCGCCGACCTCGCCGCCGAGGTGGGGCTCGACCGCGACGCGGTGCTCGCCGACCTCGCTGAGGGCACCCACCTCGAGGCAGTGCGCGCCGATCAGGAGCAGGCGATCGAGTACGGCATCGGCGGCGTCCCGTTCTACGTCTTCGACGGCCGTCTGGCGGTCTCCGGCGCGCAGTCCCCCGACGTCTTCGTGTCGGCACTCGAGCGGGTCGCGCAGGAGTCGGGACAACCCGCATGACCGGCCCCTTCGAGCTGGTCGGTGACGCCGACGCGCCCGTGTGCGTCGACGACGTCTGCGCACTGCCCGCGGACGCCGTCGGGGCCGTGCCCGCAGGTGCGGACACGGCCCCGACGGACGAGCAGGGCTAGGTCAGACCAGGTCGGTGCCGGCCTCCGGCTTCACGGCCAGGACGGGGCACGGCGCGTCGAGGATGATGCGCTGCGCGACGCTGCCCAGCAGCATCTTGCCGACCGGCGACCGGTGCCGGATGCCGACGACCGCGAGGGTCGCGGCGGTCGTGCGGATCTCCTCGACCACGGCGGTCGCGACGTCGTCCACGACGCCGTGCGCGACCCGCACCTCGAGCCCCAGCGCCGTGACCGCGGCCGTCACCCGCGCGATCTCGTCGTCGGCGGCGTAGCGCCGGTCGACGAGCGCGTCGCCGCGTGTCACGTTGACGACCACCAGGTCCTCGCGCCTCTGCTCCGCCTGGGCCACCCCGTGCGCCAGTGCGGCTGCTCCGAAGTCGTCGGCCGACCAGGCCACCACGACCGTCATACGGACACCTCCTGCTTCTCGTTCTCCGGATCGGACGTGCCGGCTCCCGCTCGGCGTCCCGCCACGATCGTGCCGACCAGCAGCAGCGCCATGACGAGGTAGACCACGACGGCGACCGGCTCGCCCCACAGCGTCGAGACGTCACCCTGCGAGATCGCGAGTGCCTGCGTGAGCTGGAGCTCCAGCAGCGGACCGAGAATCACGCCGATGATGAGCGGCAGCACGGGGAGCCCGAACCGTCGCATCGCCAGGCCCAGCAGGCCCAGCAGGCCCAGGAGCCCGAGGTCGAACGCGTCGAAGTTGACGCTGTAGGCGCCGAGTGACGCGAAGAACAGGATTCCGGCGTACAGGTAGGGCCGCGGGATCTGCAGGAGCTTGGCCCACACCGGCGCGAGCGGCAGGTTGATGACCAGCAGCAGGGTGTTCGCGATGAACAGGCTCGCGAGCAGGGCCCACACGAGATCGGGATTGGCGTCCATGAACTGCGGGCCGGGCTGCAGGCCGTAGTTCTGCATCGCCACCAGGATGACCGCGGCGGTCGCCGTGGTGGGCAGGCCGATCGCGAGCAGCGGCACGAGCGTGCCCGCGGCCGAGGCGTTGTTCGCGGCCTCGGGACCGGCGACGCCCTCGATGGCTCCGTGGCCGAACTCCTCGGGGTGCTTCGTGAGGCGACGCTCCGTGATGTAGGACAGGAACGTCGGGACCTCGGCACCACCGGCCGGCAGCGCGCCGAACGGGAACCCGAAGGCCGTCCCGCGCAGCCACGGCTTCCACGACCGACCCCAGTCGGCGCGGCTCATCCAGGGCTGGCCGACCGGGATGATCTCGAGGGGCTTGCGACGCAGGTGCGCCGCGACCCACAGGGCCTCGCCGATCGCGAAGATCGCCACGGCGACGACCACGATGTCGATGCCGTCGGCGAGCTTGGCCTCACCGAAGGTCAGACGCGCCTGACCGGTCGACGTGCCGATCAGGCCGATCGACAGTCCCAGGAACAGCGCCACGAAACCTCGCAGCTTCGACGACCCGAGCACCGCGGTGACGGCGAACAGGGCGAGCAGCATGATGGCGAAGTAGGACGGGGCGCCGAGCTGGACGACGAGGTCGGCGATGTTCGGCGCGAGCACCACGAGCAGGACCGTCCCGATCGTGCCCGCGATGAACGAGCCGACGGCCGCCGTGGCGAGGGCCTGGGCCGCCCGGCCCTTCTTGGCCATCTTGTTGCCCTCGAGGGCCGTGACGACCGAGGAGGACTCCCCCGGCGTGTTCAGCAGGATCGAGGTCGTCGATCCGCCGTACATGCCGCCGTAGTAGATGCCCGCGAACAGGATGAGTGCGCTGCTCGGCGAGACGCTGTACGTCACGGGCAGCAGCAGGGCCACGGTCATGGCCGGGCCGATGCCCGGCAGCACGCCGACGGCGGTGCCCAGCAGCACGCCGATCACGGCGAACAGGAGGTTGGTGGGGGTCAGCGCGGTGGCGAACCCGTCGAGGAGCAGCTCCATGTCAGAGCACCCCGTCCAGGACGCCCGCGGGGATCGGGATGCCGAGCCCCACGTAGAGCCCGTACCAGGTCAGCAGCGACAGTGCCACGCCGATGCCGATGTCGAGGATCAGCCGGCGACTGCCGAGGATGCGCGCGGTGCCGACGAACAGGAAGGCTCCCACGATCGCCCAGCCGAGCCAGCCGATCGTGAGCACGACGACCGAGAACACGACCCCGAGCTTGGCCACCGTGGCCCAGTCGCTGCCCTGGGTCAGGTCGATGTCCTCGCCGTCCTCGGCCTCGGCCACGTCACCGCGCCAGGTGGCGATGGCGAGCAGCGCGGACAGGAGCACGAGGACCGTGCCGATCACGAATCCGAAGGCGTACGGCTGGACCGGTTGGTCGGCGAAGCCCTTCTCGAGGCCTGAGGCGTCGACCAGGACCAGCACGCCGACGACGAGCAGGAACGCCGCCAGTCCGTACTGCGCGGTGTCGACGACCTTCCCGCGTGCAGGCACGCGGGTGTCGTGGGTGATGTCGGTGTCGGTGCTCATGCCAGTCCCAGCTCCTTCAGCGTCTGCTCGACGCGGTCGTTCTGGTCGATGAGGAACTCCTCGAACTCCTGGCCGACCATGAAGTTGTCGATCCATCCGTTGCGCTCGAGGGCCTCGTCCCACTCGGGCGTCTCGCGCATCTCGGTCAGGAGGTCCACGAGCTCCTGACGGGCCTCGGTCGAGATCCCCGGGGGTGCGAGAACACCGCGCCAGTTCAGGAACTCCATGTCGACGCCCCCCTCGCGGAGCGTCGGGGCGTCGACGGTCTCGAGGCGCTCGGCGCCCGAGACCGCGAGGACGCGCAGCTCGCCGCTGTCGATCTGGCCCTGGAACTCGCCGAGCCCCGACATGCCGACGTCGATCTTCTCGCCGAGCAGCGCGGTCGTGAGCGGACCGCCGCCGTCGTAGGAGATGTAGTTGACGTCGTTCGGATCGATGCCGACGGTCTGCGCCAGCTGCATCGGGAAGAGGTGATCGGGGCCACCGGGTGAGGAGCCGCCACCGACCGTGATGCTGCCCGGATCGGCCTTCCAGGCCTCGACCAGGTCGTCCAGCGTCTGGAAGGGCGAGTCCGCCGGGACGAGGATGCCCTCGGCCTCCGCGACGAGCCCGGCGATCGGGGTGGCCCGGTCGACCGTGGCGTCGGACCGGTTGGTGAACACGGCACCGACGACGCCCAGGCCCATCAGGAGCATGACGTCCTCGGACCCCTCCTCGTTGAGCAGCCGCTGCATCGCGACGGTGCCGCTCGCACCGATGACGTTGTTGATCTCGAACCGACCGGTCAGCCCCTCCTGCTCCATCGTCTGGGCCGCCGCACGACCGGTGAGGTCGTAGCCGCCACCGGGGCTGTTGGGGATCATCATCCGCAGCCGTCGGTTGTCGGGGTCGGTGCCGTCACGCGTCACACCACACGCGGATACGGTGGCGACGAGGACGGCGGCGAGGGCCAGTGCGAGAGCACGGCTCCATCGACGTGATGTCATGGTTCCTCCTGGGTCACGACGATCCTGCGCGATGATGTGGGCTGCGTCACTCTTCTGGACGCAAAGGAGGTTGTGGTCGTTGTGGTCATGCGTCGCACCCGGCTGACACTCGCCGGCCAGGTCCTCGTCCTGCAGCTCGTGGTCATGAGCGGAGTCCTCGTCGTGATCGCGATCATCTCGGTGCGGCAGAGCACCGAGACCTTCCAGGCGACCCGTGGCAGCGCCATGCGGTCGGTGGCCGAGTACACCTCGAACGTCTCGGTCGTGCGTGACCAGGTCGACGAGGTCGGCGCCACGCGGGCCCTGGCGCCCACGGTCGATCGCAGCCTGCAGCTCTCGGGCGCCACGACGGTGGCGATCGCCGACGCGAACGGCACGATCGTCGCCTCGTCCGACCCGCAGGAGGTCGGTACGCAGGCCGTCCTCGGTGACAGCAGGATCCAGGAGGGCCGCGGCTGGAGCGGCGACCTCACGATCGACGGCGCGCGGGTCGTGGTGGCGCACGCCCCCGTCATCGGCGACGAGGGCACCCTGCTCGGATTCACGATC from Aeromicrobium sp. Sec7.5 harbors:
- a CDS encoding Bug family tripartite tricarboxylate transporter substrate binding protein, translating into MTSRRWSRALALALAAVLVATVSACGVTRDGTDPDNRRLRMMIPNSPGGGYDLTGRAAAQTMEQEGLTGRFEINNVIGASGTVAMQRLLNEEGSEDVMLLMGLGVVGAVFTNRSDATVDRATPIAGLVAEAEGILVPADSPFQTLDDLVEAWKADPGSITVGGGSSPGGPDHLFPMQLAQTVGIDPNDVNYISYDGGGPLTTALLGEKIDVGMSGLGEFQGQIDSGELRVLAVSGAERLETVDAPTLREGGVDMEFLNWRGVLAPPGISTEARQELVDLLTEMRETPEWDEALERNGWIDNFMVGQEFEEFLIDQNDRVEQTLKELGLA
- a CDS encoding tripartite tricarboxylate transporter TctB family protein; translation: MSTDTDITHDTRVPARGKVVDTAQYGLAAFLLVVGVLVLVDASGLEKGFADQPVQPYAFGFVIGTVLVLLSALLAIATWRGDVAEAEDGEDIDLTQGSDWATVAKLGVVFSVVVLTIGWLGWAIVGAFLFVGTARILGSRRLILDIGIGVALSLLTWYGLYVGLGIPIPAGVLDGVL
- a CDS encoding tripartite tricarboxylate transporter permease; translation: MELLLDGFATALTPTNLLFAVIGVLLGTAVGVLPGIGPAMTVALLLPVTYSVSPSSALILFAGIYYGGMYGGSTTSILLNTPGESSSVVTALEGNKMAKKGRAAQALATAAVGSFIAGTIGTVLLVVLAPNIADLVVQLGAPSYFAIMLLALFAVTAVLGSSKLRGFVALFLGLSIGLIGTSTGQARLTFGEAKLADGIDIVVVAVAIFAIGEALWVAAHLRRKPLEIIPVGQPWMSRADWGRSWKPWLRGTAFGFPFGALPAGGAEVPTFLSYITERRLTKHPEEFGHGAIEGVAGPEAANNASAAGTLVPLLAIGLPTTATAAVILVAMQNYGLQPGPQFMDANPDLVWALLASLFIANTLLLVINLPLAPVWAKLLQIPRPYLYAGILFFASLGAYSVNFDAFDLGLLGLLGLLGLAMRRFGLPVLPLIIGVILGPLLELQLTQALAISQGDVSTLWGEPVAVVVYLVMALLLVGTIVAGRRAGAGTSDPENEKQEVSV
- a CDS encoding universal stress protein, which codes for MTVVVAWSADDFGAAALAHGVAQAEQRREDLVVVNVTRGDALVDRRYAADDEIARVTAAVTALGLEVRVAHGVVDDVATAVVEEIRTTAATLAVVGIRHRSPVGKMLLGSVAQRIILDAPCPVLAVKPEAGTDLV